From Juglans regia cultivar Chandler chromosome 6, Walnut 2.0, whole genome shotgun sequence, the proteins below share one genomic window:
- the LOC109003067 gene encoding protein phosphatase 2C 53-like, whose amino-acid sequence MEEMSPAVAVPFRVGNSVCDNPTIATHLDVTRLKLMADSGVLLSDSVTKTSPETITGGDEECNCGDLANEVSVAAAVVPKEDSLLDMVSQKESSWVAGDDVMARESEEDDSLSLEGDRILDSSCSLSVGSECSSLCGEDIMVIEAASDIVTLSSIDIQKSLCCVNNVVAKATDSEGPNDGTEIVSDPVAVAVSLEEVNGDVSDPKTSAVILPLPLERALSGASGRSVFEVDHVPLWGIMSVCGRRPEMEDAVAAVPRFLRIPIQMLIGDRVVDGLTNCLPPQTLHFFGVYDGHGGSQVANYCRDRMHVALAEELECVKEGLGNGTIKGNCQEQWKKAFTNCFLKVDDEVGGKESLEPLAPETVGSTAVVAVICSSHIVVANCGDSRAVLCRGKEPMALSVDHKPDREDEYARIEAAGGKVIQWNGHRVFGVLAMSRSIGDRYLKPWIIPEPEVMFLPRAKHDECLILASDGLWDVMTNEEACDLARKRILLWHKKNGATLPTIRGEGIDPAAQAAAEFLSNRATQKGSKDNITVIVVDLKAQRKFKSKT is encoded by the exons ATGGAGGAGATGTCTCCGGCGGTCGCGGTGCCATTTAGAGTAGGTAACTCGGTCTGTGATAACCCAACGATTGCTACCCATTTGGATGTCACTAGACTTAAGCTGATGGCGGATTCTGGGGTTTTGTTATCCGACTCTGTAACTAAGACTTCCCCTGAGACAATTACTGGTGGTGATGAAGAATGTAATTGTGGTGATTTGGCGAATGAAGTTAGTGTTGCAGCGGCCGTGGTGCCGAAAGAGGattctttgttggatatggtaTCTCAAAAAGAAAGTTCTTGGGTTGCTGGTGACGATGTGATGGCCCGGGAAAGTGAGGAAGACGATTCCTTATCATTGGAGGGTGATAGGATTCTTGATAGCTCTTGTTCTCTTTCTGTAGGGAGTGAGTGTAGTAGTTTGTGTGGAGAGGACATCATGGTTATTGAGGCTGCTTCTGATATAGTAACACTGAGTTCCATAGACATACAGAAGAGCTTATGCTGTGTTAATAATGTTGTTGCTAAGGCCACCGATTCAGAGGGACCAAATGATGGGACAGAGATCGTGAGCGATCCTGTTGCTGTGGCTGTGAGTCTTGAGGAAGTGAATGGTGATGTCTCGGATCCAAAGACATCTGCAGTTATTCTTCCATTGCCTCTGGAAAGAGCGCTGAGTGGAGCCTCAGGCCGCAGCGTTTTTGAGGTGGATCATGTCCCTCTTTGGGGAATTATGTCTGTGTGCGGAAGAAGACCTGAGATGGAAGATGCAGTTGCTGCTGTTCCTCGTTTTCTGAGGATTCCTATTCAAATGCTAATTGGTGACAGGGTAGTCGATGGTTTGACTAATTGTTTACCTCCCCAGACTCTGCATTTCTTTGGAGTCTATGATGGCCATGGAGGCTCTCAG gttGCAAATTATTGTCGTGATCGTATGCATGTGGCTTTGGCTGAGGAGCTAGAATGTGTGAAGGAAGGCTTAGGAAATGGAACGATCAAGGGAAATTGCCAAGAGCAGTGGAAGAAAGCATTCACCAATTGTTTTCTCAAGGTTGATGACGAAGTTGGAGGGAAAGAGAGTCTTGAGCCTCTCGCTCCCGAAACTGTTGGTTCTACTGCAGTGGTTGCGGTTATTTGTTCCTCACATATCGTGGTAGCAAACTGTGGAGATTCTCGAGCAGTTCTGTGTCGTGGGAAAGAACCTATGGCATTGTCAGTTGATCATAAA CCAGATCGAGAAGATGAATATGCGAGAATTGAGGCAGCGGGAGGCAAAGTCATACAGTGGAATGGGCATCGTGTTTTTGGAGTTCTGGCAATGTCAAGGTCTATCG GTGACAGATATTTGAAACCATGGATAATTCCAGAACCAGAGGTGATGTTTCTTCCACGGGCAAAACATGATGAATGCCTTATTTTAGCTAGTGATGGGCTATGGGATGTCATGACAAATGAAGAGGCGTGCGACTTGGCTCGGAAAAGAATACTTCTGTGGCACAAAAAGAATGGGGCTACACTTCCAACTATAAGGGGCGAGGGGATAGATCCCGCAGCTCAAGCGGCGGCAGAATTTCTCTCGAACCGTGCTACTCAAAAAGGAAGCAAGGACAACATCACTGTGATTGTGGTAGATTTGAAAGCTCAAAGGAAGTTCAAAAGCAAAACATGA